One genomic region from Bartonella australis AUST/NH1 encodes:
- a CDS encoding response regulator transcription factor: protein MKVLIIEDDCETGRYLEKAFLEAGHTADVARDGDTGYALAETRSYDVIIVDRMLPHRDGLSVVSELRAKGNESPVLILSALGQVDDRVTGLRAGGDDYLTKPYAFSELLARVEVLQRRKNPKVTETIYRVGNLELDRLAHTVKRGEMNIMLQPREFRLLEYLMRYAGQVVTRTMLLENVWDYHFDPQTNVIDVHISRLRAKIEKDFDIPLLHTVRGAGYMLKVPDREI from the coding sequence ATGAAGGTACTCATTATTGAGGATGATTGTGAGACAGGGCGTTATCTCGAAAAAGCTTTTTTGGAAGCGGGACACACAGCTGATGTTGCTCGTGACGGGGATACTGGTTATGCTTTGGCTGAAACGAGGAGCTACGATGTTATAATCGTTGACCGTATGTTGCCACATCGTGATGGTCTTTCGGTTGTTTCTGAATTGCGTGCAAAAGGCAATGAATCCCCAGTCCTTATTCTTTCAGCTTTGGGGCAGGTTGATGACCGTGTGACGGGTTTGCGTGCGGGGGGTGATGATTATTTGACAAAGCCTTATGCTTTTTCTGAACTTCTCGCCCGTGTTGAAGTTTTGCAACGGAGAAAAAATCCTAAAGTGACAGAAACTATTTATCGTGTAGGCAATCTTGAGCTTGATCGATTAGCACATACAGTGAAACGTGGTGAAATGAATATTATGTTGCAGCCACGCGAGTTTCGTTTACTTGAATATTTAATGCGGTATGCTGGCCAGGTTGTCACACGTACAATGCTCTTGGAAAATGTCTGGGACTACCATTTTGATCCACAGACTAATGTAATTGACGTCCATATATCTCGTTTGAGGGCTAAAATTGAAAAAGATTTTGATATTCCACTTTTACATACGGTACGCGGTGCTGGATATATGCTGAAAGTGCCAGATAGAGAGATATGA
- a CDS encoding sensor histidine kinase yields the protein MNRLINLMRTTALRLSALYILLFGLVAMGLSIYVTAFSVSLLTEQTEQALREELKSIESAYDYGGLPLLMRTINHRSRQPGAFLYLVMDPVGRILAGNVARIEFDLLNNGGFFSDSFVYFRFEERGKMSERRALAVVIDLPNAMKLLVGRDLDEPERFAAVIRKAVMIALAAMVGGALLIWFFVGRRALQRIDQVTAASQHLMSGDFSGRLPISGAGDEFDRLSVNLNVMLDHIEELNTGLRQVSDNIAHDLKTPLTRLRNRVEEALLGKKTESEYRQVLNDVIAESDQLIRTFNAILMISRIEASSAIEHLETMNVKLILEDAVEFYEPFAEEAGILLRLGCTFDKELRLNRELIAQSIFNLVDNAIKYAPQSGRKTEVFLSMEYRAECLLIVISDNGPGIAEDKYEKVTERFVRLEESRTQPGFGIGLSIAKAVMKLHGGELLLENANPGLRAILSFP from the coding sequence ATGAACCGTTTAATCAATTTAATGCGCACGACAGCGTTGAGACTTTCTGCATTGTATATCCTATTGTTTGGACTAGTCGCAATGGGGCTCTCTATTTATGTTACAGCATTTTCCGTTTCATTGTTGACAGAGCAAACCGAGCAGGCTTTGCGCGAAGAACTAAAAAGTATTGAAAGCGCTTATGATTATGGCGGATTACCTTTATTGATGCGCACTATTAACCATCGTTCACGGCAGCCTGGAGCTTTCCTATATCTTGTTATGGATCCAGTAGGGCGTATTTTAGCGGGCAATGTTGCACGCATTGAATTTGATCTTCTTAATAACGGTGGCTTTTTTTCTGATTCTTTTGTGTATTTTCGTTTCGAGGAGCGTGGCAAAATGAGTGAACGCCGTGCTTTAGCAGTTGTTATTGATTTGCCAAACGCCATGAAGCTCCTCGTTGGACGAGATTTGGATGAGCCTGAACGTTTCGCTGCAGTTATTCGTAAAGCTGTGATGATTGCTTTAGCTGCGATGGTTGGGGGCGCTTTATTAATATGGTTTTTTGTTGGAAGGCGGGCATTGCAGAGAATTGATCAGGTGACAGCTGCGTCGCAGCATTTGATGAGTGGTGACTTTAGCGGGCGTTTACCTATTTCTGGGGCAGGCGATGAGTTTGACAGATTATCGGTTAACCTTAATGTCATGTTAGATCACATTGAAGAATTGAATACCGGCTTGCGCCAAGTGTCTGATAATATTGCTCACGATCTTAAAACACCGTTAACACGTTTGAGAAACCGCGTTGAAGAAGCACTTTTGGGGAAAAAAACGGAGTCTGAGTACCGGCAGGTGCTGAACGACGTGATCGCTGAATCAGATCAACTCATTCGTACTTTTAATGCTATTTTGATGATCTCACGCATCGAAGCTAGCAGTGCAATTGAGCATCTTGAAACGATGAACGTAAAACTGATTCTTGAAGATGCGGTTGAATTTTATGAACCTTTTGCGGAAGAAGCAGGTATTTTGCTTCGGTTAGGGTGTACATTTGATAAAGAGCTCAGGTTGAATCGAGAGCTTATCGCACAATCTATTTTCAATCTCGTTGATAATGCAATAAAATATGCGCCTCAAAGCGGAAGGAAGACAGAGGTGTTCTTATCAATGGAATATCGCGCAGAATGTTTGCTCATTGTAATTAGCGATAATGGCCCAGGAATCGCAGAAGATAAGTATGAAAAAGTAACGGAGCGGTTTGTTCGCCTCGAAGAAAGCCGAACACAACCAGGCTTTGGTATTGGGCTAAGTATAGCAAAAGCCGTTATGAAATTGCACGGGGGTGAACTTTTACTCGAAAACGCGAACCCCGGCCTCAGGGCTATTTTATCATTTCCCTAG
- a CDS encoding outer membrane protein, with the protein MITRCLMTVPILAMLSVSAVQAADVAAPKNLTLIVPVPDFSWTGSYIGGQIGCFSGKTVLNYLDDDVPGGRWVELDKELTPKLSGFAGGFFAGSNIALGNGLVLGIDTDAVWFNKKDTKTLFTDWGEDGDENGDGQELSVGSGLNLGPYEELDTGPDSSADEDKGSHDQLMEVVHVERSARGQDKGGGKTVTTDYTLEQKWSGATRIRVGFVTGRIMPYIAGGVAYTQLHGIYSETVEKKDVNPQSYNLEDDKKTMVGYTLGGGLDYAVTDNIILRAEYRYSDFGKKKFAQDRIKIHYRADDFRVGMSYKF; encoded by the coding sequence ATGATTACAAGATGTTTAATGACAGTACCCATTTTGGCTATGCTTTCAGTTTCTGCGGTACAAGCAGCGGATGTTGCGGCTCCTAAAAATTTAACACTGATCGTCCCTGTTCCTGATTTTTCTTGGACAGGCTCTTACATCGGCGGGCAAATCGGCTGTTTTTCAGGCAAAACCGTCCTAAATTATTTAGATGATGACGTACCCGGTGGCAGATGGGTTGAGCTTGATAAAGAATTAACTCCTAAACTTTCAGGATTCGCGGGCGGTTTTTTCGCGGGTTCTAATATTGCTCTCGGTAATGGCTTGGTCCTGGGCATCGATACAGATGCAGTGTGGTTTAATAAGAAGGACACAAAGACTCTGTTTACAGACTGGGGCGAAGATGGTGATGAAAATGGCGACGGCCAGGAGTTAAGTGTAGGCTCAGGTTTGAATTTAGGTCCATATGAAGAGCTCGACACAGGCCCGGATTCAAGTGCAGACGAAGACAAAGGGTCGCATGACCAGCTGATGGAGGTTGTTCACGTGGAAAGATCTGCTCGTGGTCAAGATAAAGGTGGGGGAAAAACTGTTACGACTGATTATACTTTAGAGCAAAAATGGTCTGGTGCAACACGGATACGTGTCGGTTTCGTTACTGGTCGTATCATGCCTTATATTGCCGGAGGTGTTGCTTACACGCAGCTTCACGGCATTTACTCAGAGACAGTTGAAAAAAAAGATGTAAATCCGCAATCTTATAACTTAGAAGATGATAAAAAGACGATGGTTGGTTATACCCTTGGCGGTGGTTTGGATTATGCGGTGACAGATAATATTATTTTGCGTGCAGAATATCGTTATTCAGATTTTGGAAAAAAGAAATTTGCACAGGATCGCATTAAAATTCATTACAGGGCCGATGATTTCCGCGTTGGTATGTCTTACAAATTTTAA